AGCAAAAAAGCCAATCGCGGGGTTTTGTTTCCTGAAAACAACGTTGCAAATATTATTAGTTGTGCCGTTGAAACCGTTAATGATGTAGATTTAGCATTAGAAAAAGCATTACTAAACGGCGGTTCTATTTCTAGCAAAGCCGGAATTGATAATCAATATGGTTTTTATATGGGTTATATAAGCGATCCGGATGGCCATTTGTGGGAATTAGTTTGTGCCAAACCTAACCTATAATAATAAAAATCCTTTTGCAGTACATGTAAAGGATTTTTTACTTTAAGTTTACATTACTTAAGCTTTAAATAATTATTGTATTTATTAATTCAGCTTTTTTGTGCAGCATTTACTTATATTTTTGTTTTACTAAATATTGTAAACGCATGAAAAAAATATTTTTAACCACCTCTGCCCTTTTTATTATGGGCTTAGCAACAGCACAAGCACAACAAACACAAATTATTGCACATCGCGGTTTTTGGAAAACCGAAAATAGTGCTCAAAATTCCATCACAGCATTACAAAAAGCAGCACAAGAACAATTTTTTGGTTCAGAGTTTGATATTCATATTACGAAAGATAACGTTTTAGTAATTAACCACGATGCTGACGTAAACGGAATTGAAATAGAAACAAATAACTACAATAAAATTGCGAAAGTAAAATTAAAAAACAACGAGCCCTTACCTACGTTAGAAAATTATTTAAAAGCCGGAAAAGCGCTGCCAAACATAAAACTAATTTTAGAAATTAAACCGCATAAAAATGTCGAACGCGAAAACCAAGCGGTGGCAGAAACCATACAATTAGTAGAAAAATTAAACTTAGCCAATCAGGTAGAATATATTTCGTTTAGCCAAAACATTTGCGATCAGGTTAAAAAACAAAATCCACAAGCAGTTGTTTCGTATTTAAATGGTGATTTATCTCCGCAACAAGTAAAAAGTAAAGGTTGGGACGGCATCGATTATCATTTTAAAATTTATCAAAAAAATCCAACTTGGATTACTGATGCACATAACTTAGGTTTAATTACCAATACCTGGACGGTAAACAATCCCGAAGTTATGGAAGAAATGATTGCGAATAAAATTCAATTTATTTCTACCGATGAACCTTTGGTACTTAAAGCCAAATTACAAAACTAAAAGCACAACAATAAATAGTAAAATACCTGATTATCATCAGGTATTTTTTTATTGCATCATTTAAAAAAAAAAAAAAAATGATTATATTTACTTACTTCTCAAAAAAATAATCCCCCACTTAATTTTTTAAATAATTTATTTATGAATTTAATTTCAGACTACAACAAGTTCAACATCGTTTTTATACACGGTTTGGGTGGAAGCATTACTACGGGTACAAAATTTAATTTTTTTAAAGGTATATATTCGCAAATAAAAGGTTTTGGATGGACGCAGGAAGATAATATTCCGGAAAAATTGGCCGCATTTATACCAGAAAATATAGATTTAGCCAAACCAACTTTAATTATTGGTTCATCAGCTGGCGGAAAAATAAGTTTACTTTTAAAACAAATGCTATTAGAACAAAGCAACCAACAAGTTTTGGTTTGTTTGCTTAATCCTTTGGCAGATGTTAGCATGCGTTTGGTAGAAGTTCCGTTAACCAATTCATACCTTTTAACCGGTGATTTACACAAAACTGCAAAAGATGCTTTGATTATTTGGTCGGCAGAAGATGAAGTAATTAATCAAACCGAATCAATCAAAATGTTTCATCCGCACAATTGGTTTGTACAAGTTCAAGACAATCATCAACTAAAGAATTCTTTATCAACGGTTGTAAAACGCATGGATGAATACGTGTACCAAAACCAAAACGTAACACAACCTGATTTTGTAAACTAATGAAAGCATACCTTGCGTTAAGCTTTTCTAATCGTACCAAATTAACAACCGAAATAGAAACAATTTCGGCTGTTTTGTTAGCACATAAAATTACCCCATGGTTTTTTGTGGATAAATATCAGTTTAGCAATACGCAAGAAAAAGAAATGATGCAACAAGCCTTACATGATATTGATGCGTGCGATTTTTTACTTGCCGAAACCAGTTATAAAGGCATTGGTATTGGTTTAGAAGCCGGGTATGCCAAAGCTAAAAATAAACCGATTGTTTATTTACGCAATAAAAACACTTCGCATTCAACCACCGTTGCAGGTATTAGTGATTATCAGATTATTTATACGGATGCAGCAGATTTAAAACACCAATTGGAATTGGTACTAAATAAATTAAAACCAAATTATGATTTATAAAGCTTCATCAGATACTATGGTTAAAACCATTACCATAGGTTGTTTTATTTTATTTGCAGCAATTGGAGGACCTATTTTATACAAAGCAATTGCAAACGCAAGCAGTTTTAAAGCTATTTTACCAGCTTTAGGTACTAGCTTACTTATGTTTGCCATATTATTTATTTGCTGGCTGTACGCACCTTATTGTTATGAAATTACTTCAACCGATTTTATCATTCGCAGGCGAATTGGTGCTATTAAAATAAAAAAAGATGCTATTCAATCCGTACAAATGCTAACAAAAAATGAAATAAGCGGTTCGATTAGAACCTTTGGCGTTGGTGGATTATTTGGTTATTACGGAATTTTTGAAGTTTCTAAAATAGGAAAAACAACGTTTTACATTACACAGTGTAAAAACTTAATTTTATTGGTTACCAATACCAACAAAAAAATGCTGATTTCACCAAACGATGTAAATTTAATAAACCAATTTACATTATAAAACTTCGCAGGTTGCTTGATGCACAACCTCAAAATTACATGAATTTGCTATAAAACATAATTGATTGGCTTTTTGATGCAAATCTAAAGCCAATTGCTTTTGTGATGCATTTGCGATTAGAACTTTTGGACGCAAAATAGCTTGCGTTATTTGTCCGCTTCCGTCAGGATGAACTTCTAAAATTGCTTCGGCCTGATCGGAGTAACTTACAACCTCAATATTATGTTGCTCACAGCAATATAAATACGACATAAAATGACAAGATGCTAAACTGCTTAACAACAAATCTTCTGGATTATGTAAAGTTGCATCACCTTTAAAAGCTTTTGCAGCCGAAACGTGTAAATCGGGTTTAAACGCGATTGAGATTCGGTGGTTTTTTAGCGCTTTTTTGTTTTGTTTTAAAGTTTTATCGTTGGGCTTGTGCCAATTTAATTCGCTTTTAAAATGATGCTGATTGGACTTGAATTTACATTTAAAATTACTTGCTTACCAAATGTACATTAGATTTACTAAAAACAAATTGTTTTATTTTGAATTAACTTATAAAATTGGCAGCGCGCGTTAGGGATTGTTGCCTTGTTTGAGCACATTTGCTATGCAATAGCAAATTGCGAGGGCTAAAGCCCGATCTAAACTTGAATAAGTTTAGGTAACGCCCTAAAAATTACAGTTTTAAAAATATTACTAATAAATTGTTATAATTCTTTATTTAATTGTTATTTTCGCAGCGCTTTTGGTGCGAACTTTATAGTTCGTTAAAAGGGAATTAGGTGCAAATCCTGAACAGACCCGCTGCTGTGAGCTTCGAAAAAAAATCTTTAACAAACTGCAATCCACTGTTTTTAAAATGGGAAGGACGTTTAAAGATGAAGCAAGTCAGAAAACCTGCCATGAGCTTATACATTTTAACGCTTTCGGGGACTAAAGCTTGAAGTACATTTTTGGGAAATTGGATTTCCTAAATACCTTCATATCTACTCGTTAGCAACAAACTTTAAAAGCTGATGAGATTTACTTTTAATTTTTGTTGTTATTTGGTATTTTTTGCAACTACTGGTGCTGTGGCGCAGGTGGTTCAGGATAGCATTTACCACTTGCAACAACTTGAAATTTTTACACAAAAAAACAAAGAAGTTATTGCTGGGCAATCGCTTAAGGGCGAAGCTTTGCAGCGGTTAAACAGCCAATCGGTTGCAGATGCGGTGCGTTATTTTTCGGGCGTTCAGCTAAAAGATTACGGCGGAGTTGGTGGCATAAAAACCATTGACGTTCGGGGCATGGGCAGCCAACATGTTGGTGTTTTTTATGATGGCATTCAGCTAGGTAATGCACAAAATGGCGTAGTAGATCTAGGTAAATATGCTTTAGATGATTTAGAAGCGATTAGTTTGTACAACGGGCAAAAAAGTTCTGTTTTTCAGGCAGCTAAACATTTTGCATCTGCTTCTTCCATTTACTTACAATCTAAAAAACCAGTTTTTAATGCTGATGCAAAAACCAATGTTACGTTTCGATATAAAACGGGTTCTATTCAGCTAGTTAATCCTTCATTCCGAATAGAGCAAAAATTATCGGATGCCGTTTTTGCCACTGCAAGCGCAGAATACATAAAATCTGACGGGGAATATAAATTTAGATACAGTAAAAAAAATTTAGATCAATCAGTAGCTTACGATACAACAGCAATAAGAAAAGATGGGCAGATTGATGCCAAACGCTTTGAGCTGGGCTTATTTGGCGAAAAAAACAATACTATTTGGCAGGTTAAAGGTTACAGCTATTTGTCGGACCGTGGCATTCCGGGTGCAATTGTTCGTGGCAGATTTGATGCACGCGGACAAACTTTGGTAGATAAAAATTACTTTTTACAAGCTACGATTGAACAAAAGGTTGGACGTTTTGAAACTAAATTAAACACCAAATATGCGAATGATTATACACGATTTACAGATACGGTTAGCCTTTTTAAATATCAAAACACCTACAAACAACAAGAATTTTACGCATCTTGGGCAACGGTTTATAAAGCAACTTCAACCCTATATATAAATGTAGCAGCTGATTATCAGTTTAATACCTTGGATGTGGATTTAACTAATTTTTCTTACCCCAAACGAAAAACAACTTGGGTTGCTTTTGCTGCTTCTTACCAACAAAAAAAATTACAATTTCAGGCAAGCGTTTTAGGAACTTTTGTAACAGAATCGGTTAAAAAAAACACCAATGCACCTGATAAAAACATTTGGGCGCCAACCTTACTTGCACAATATAAAATAAATAATGCATTTAGCATTCAGGCTTTTTATAAGCGCATTTTTAGAATGCCAACTTTTAACGATTTGTATTATACCGCACTTGGCTATTCTAATCTAAAACCTGAATATGCTACCCAATATAATTTTGGCTTTACTTACGCGAAACCCTTAAACGGAATTGTACAACAAATAAGCATTCAGGCAGATGGTTATTACAATTTAATAACAGATAAAATTATTGCTGCTCCTAATGGCAGCATGTTTAGATGGATGATGATGAATTTAGGAAAAGTACAAATTTTGGGTACAGACGTTAAGTTAAAATCAGACTTTATTTGGGGGCAAACCGAATGGCAACTGATGCTTAATTACAGCTACCAAAAAGCACAAGATTACAGCAACAAAAAAACGACATATTACAAACATCAAATTGCTTATATACCCTGGCACAGCGGATCGGCGGTTTTAAATGCCAATAACAAAACTTGGGGAGCAAATTACAGCTTTATTTATGTGGGCGAACGTTATGATGCTAATCAAGACAATATTCAGTACAATCACATAAACCCATGGTTTACGCATGATGTATCGATTCAGAAAACCTTTGCTTTTAATCGGTATACTTCTACCCTATCCTTTCAGGTAAATAATATTTTAAACCAATATTACGATGTGGTTTTAAATTATCCCATGCCAGGGCGTCAATTCAAGTTTATTCTAAATCTAACAATATGATTACTAAATTTAAATCAGCAGCTTATGTAAGCTTGCTTGCCTTGTTGTTTGCTTGTCAGCAAGACGACAACTTAGTTACCTCAACCCCAGAAGTTGTAGCACCGCCAGAAAAAACAGAAGTTTTAGGCTTTTATTTGTTAAACGAAGGCATGCTAAATAGCAATAAAGCAACTTTAGATTTTTACAATTACGAAACCGGTATTTACACAACCAATATATATGCCGAAGCGAACCCGACCATGGTTAAAGAAATGGGCGATGTTGGTAATGATATAAAAATTTACGGTAGCAAATTGTATGCAGTACTTAATGCATCAAACTTTATTGAAGTTATGGATGTAAAAACAGCCAAACACATAGCAACGATTCCGTTAGAAAACGGGCGTTATATTGAGTTTCATAACGGTAAAGCTTATGCAACTTCTTACAACGGAGAAATAGTTTTAGGAAAAGATCAACCGCTAGGTAAAGTTGTAGAAATTGATACCACCAGCTTACAAATTACTCGCGAAGTTGCCGTTGGATACCAACCCGACGAACTTGCTATTGTAAACAACAACATTTTTGTTGCCAATTCGGGCGGATATATGTACCCGGATTACGACCGAACGGTTTCGGTAGTTGATATTGCATCTTTTAAAGAAATTAAAAAAATTGATGTAGAAGTTAATTTACACCGAATAAAGGCAGATAATCAAGGAAATGTTTATGTAACCAGTCGTGGTGATTACTACGATATTGCATCAAACTTATATGTAATTGATGCTAAAACATTGGAAGTTACTAAAACATTTAATGTTCCAGTTTCTAACTTTACCATTGTAGAAGATAAGCTATATTATTTTGAAAATACGTTTAGCTACGAAACTTTTGATTATGTAAAAGGCATGGGAATAATAAACACCAAAACACAAACTTTAGAAACGGCGAATTTAATTGATAATGCCATTTTTGATGAAATAGAAACCCCTTACGGCATTGCTGTTAACCCAATTACCAAACATATATATATTACCGATGCAGGAAATTACGTTTCAACCGGTTTTGTATATAGTTTTGATGCCAACGGTAATTTATTATGGAAACAAGCTGCAGGTAACATTCCGGCACATTTTGTGTTTCTTTATAAATAAAAGATAATAAAAAAAACCACAAAGTTAAACTTCGTGGTTTTTTAATTATTACTTTTCAAGCAAAATTACTTGCATATAACCTTCGGTTCCCATAATCTGAATGTCTTTTATTTTAGAAATCGGAATTTGGTTTAATTCTTTATACGAATATTTTTTATTAGAATTTAAGGTGTAAAAAGTAGAATGTCCAAAAAGCGTGGTAGGAATTGTTAGTTTTCTTTCGGCTAACTTTTTTTCTACCAACTTATATAAATCACTCTTTTCAGCTTCATTTGTAATCGGAAAATCTAAGTTTCTTGAAGACATACCATATTGATATTGCCCGGGTTTTAATGTATGTAAAAATTCATTATAGGTTGCCTCAGCACTTTCAGAAAATGTTGTAGATAAATCTTTTTTTATAGCTTTAGAATTTTTATCACAACCAATAGTTTTAAAATAATATTTACCATTTTCCACTATTTCTATGGTAGTTTGAAAACAATCAATAGGATATACAGGATTAA
This genomic window from Flavobacterium agricola contains:
- a CDS encoding YncE family protein codes for the protein MITKFKSAAYVSLLALLFACQQDDNLVTSTPEVVAPPEKTEVLGFYLLNEGMLNSNKATLDFYNYETGIYTTNIYAEANPTMVKEMGDVGNDIKIYGSKLYAVLNASNFIEVMDVKTAKHIATIPLENGRYIEFHNGKAYATSYNGEIVLGKDQPLGKVVEIDTTSLQITREVAVGYQPDELAIVNNNIFVANSGGYMYPDYDRTVSVVDIASFKEIKKIDVEVNLHRIKADNQGNVYVTSRGDYYDIASNLYVIDAKTLEVTKTFNVPVSNFTIVEDKLYYFENTFSYETFDYVKGMGIINTKTQTLETANLIDNAIFDEIETPYGIAVNPITKHIYITDAGNYVSTGFVYSFDANGNLLWKQAAGNIPAHFVFLYK
- a CDS encoding TonB-dependent receptor; the protein is MRFTFNFCCYLVFFATTGAVAQVVQDSIYHLQQLEIFTQKNKEVIAGQSLKGEALQRLNSQSVADAVRYFSGVQLKDYGGVGGIKTIDVRGMGSQHVGVFYDGIQLGNAQNGVVDLGKYALDDLEAISLYNGQKSSVFQAAKHFASASSIYLQSKKPVFNADAKTNVTFRYKTGSIQLVNPSFRIEQKLSDAVFATASAEYIKSDGEYKFRYSKKNLDQSVAYDTTAIRKDGQIDAKRFELGLFGEKNNTIWQVKGYSYLSDRGIPGAIVRGRFDARGQTLVDKNYFLQATIEQKVGRFETKLNTKYANDYTRFTDTVSLFKYQNTYKQQEFYASWATVYKATSTLYINVAADYQFNTLDVDLTNFSYPKRKTTWVAFAASYQQKKLQFQASVLGTFVTESVKKNTNAPDKNIWAPTLLAQYKINNAFSIQAFYKRIFRMPTFNDLYYTALGYSNLKPEYATQYNFGFTYAKPLNGIVQQISIQADGYYNLITDKIIAAPNGSMFRWMMMNLGKVQILGTDVKLKSDFIWGQTEWQLMLNYSYQKAQDYSNKKTTYYKHQIAYIPWHSGSAVLNANNKTWGANYSFIYVGERYDANQDNIQYNHINPWFTHDVSIQKTFAFNRYTSTLSFQVNNILNQYYDVVLNYPMPGRQFKFILNLTI
- a CDS encoding PH domain-containing protein — encoded protein: MIYKASSDTMVKTITIGCFILFAAIGGPILYKAIANASSFKAILPALGTSLLMFAILFICWLYAPYCYEITSTDFIIRRRIGAIKIKKDAIQSVQMLTKNEISGSIRTFGVGGLFGYYGIFEVSKIGKTTFYITQCKNLILLVTNTNKKMLISPNDVNLINQFTL
- a CDS encoding VOC family protein, with protein sequence MKIQGTVVCLPIKSIEKTLHFYKHVFELENLKEDEGIIAIELLNLSLFLIEQNAFLSYSKKANRGVLFPENNVANIISCAVETVNDVDLALEKALLNGGSISSKAGIDNQYGFYMGYISDPDGHLWELVCAKPNL
- a CDS encoding glycerophosphodiester phosphodiesterase family protein, with the protein product MKKIFLTTSALFIMGLATAQAQQTQIIAHRGFWKTENSAQNSITALQKAAQEQFFGSEFDIHITKDNVLVINHDADVNGIEIETNNYNKIAKVKLKNNEPLPTLENYLKAGKALPNIKLILEIKPHKNVERENQAVAETIQLVEKLNLANQVEYISFSQNICDQVKKQNPQAVVSYLNGDLSPQQVKSKGWDGIDYHFKIYQKNPTWITDAHNLGLITNTWTVNNPEVMEEMIANKIQFISTDEPLVLKAKLQN
- a CDS encoding nucleoside 2-deoxyribosyltransferase: MKAYLALSFSNRTKLTTEIETISAVLLAHKITPWFFVDKYQFSNTQEKEMMQQALHDIDACDFLLAETSYKGIGIGLEAGYAKAKNKPIVYLRNKNTSHSTTVAGISDYQIIYTDAADLKHQLELVLNKLKPNYDL